The following are encoded in a window of Methanoregula sp. UBA64 genomic DNA:
- a CDS encoding PAS domain-containing protein, whose amino-acid sequence MVLLVICLVGLMTVYNYITLKNSFDQESLNLEIQSEQSIGAALRQTDTTTSVMDEQLNQQMLRGFTTFFAEYNRSGHDPAAMDLSRVKETLGEGYDVDVINESGVIVYSSYPSEIGLDFRNVPYFYDYLTKIRQSEGFFPDRVVHEMLGTGKYRKYAYEPTPDHRYVLEIGYSTPSFSEVNSKLDDEKNIADIVAVNPYIDTFHVYDVTGHRTDDASLPDNWTEDNLQRVIASRQTLESIDPADHTKVRYLFVDLKNPRYGSDLSRIVELRYNSGRIQEALNNLVFIHLVFGSFAIFVGCIIAFFLSRRMTRPIAKIARDVDSIAGGDFDHRIGTTSAREFQTLEKGINTMVDSLKAATKSLKDDEIFQNDLMTQIPVAVFIKRTDTGRYFFWNRASEEIFERPADEVIGKTDEELFPGPMADRIKKEDREALGTRVELRYSKVTTKTKGERIIHMIIVPIPDSTKSVRYLLGIAEDVTDEATKLKRDLLFSITRSDILEQLAVIMTHLERAQLKATQDEMEIFFAKTLGSVEAIKNQIAYERGNQDPRTMVSPVWQPVDRAFDKAVRMLPGQTTVDISCGTGPVEILADHLLPRIFLSLLSLSFRLGGPEFSKIRLGAHLQGDSLALVYEDNCMGIPVEEKERIFEFGYSRENTASLFLARELLSFTGITITETGEPGKGLRFVILVPKEHFRGL is encoded by the coding sequence ATGGTACTGCTGGTCATCTGCCTTGTCGGGCTCATGACGGTGTATAACTATATCACGCTCAAGAACAGTTTTGACCAGGAGTCCCTGAACCTGGAGATACAGTCGGAACAGAGTATCGGGGCTGCACTGCGGCAGACCGATACAACAACGAGTGTGATGGACGAGCAGCTTAACCAGCAGATGCTCAGGGGATTTACCACCTTTTTTGCAGAATATAACCGGTCCGGCCACGATCCGGCAGCAATGGATCTTTCCAGAGTAAAAGAGACCCTTGGCGAGGGATACGATGTCGATGTCATCAATGAGTCCGGGGTGATCGTCTATTCGAGTTACCCCTCGGAGATAGGACTGGATTTCAGGAACGTCCCCTATTTCTACGATTACCTGACGAAGATCCGCCAGTCCGAAGGATTCTTCCCGGATCGTGTCGTGCACGAGATGCTGGGCACCGGCAAGTACCGCAAGTACGCATACGAACCCACGCCCGATCACCGGTATGTACTGGAGATAGGGTATTCCACCCCCTCATTTAGTGAGGTTAATTCAAAGCTTGACGATGAGAAGAACATCGCAGATATCGTAGCGGTGAATCCGTATATCGACACGTTCCACGTTTACGATGTGACCGGACACCGGACAGACGATGCAAGCCTGCCGGACAACTGGACCGAGGATAACCTCCAGCGGGTGATCGCATCGCGACAGACCCTTGAGAGCATCGATCCGGCAGATCACACAAAGGTCAGGTACCTGTTTGTCGATCTCAAGAACCCCCGGTACGGGTCCGACCTGAGCAGGATCGTTGAGTTGCGGTATAACTCCGGGCGCATCCAGGAGGCGCTCAACAACCTTGTCTTCATTCACCTGGTGTTCGGGAGTTTTGCGATCTTTGTAGGATGTATTATCGCGTTTTTCCTCTCCCGGAGGATGACCCGCCCCATAGCCAAGATCGCACGCGATGTAGATAGTATTGCCGGCGGGGATTTCGACCACCGTATCGGTACGACCAGTGCCCGGGAGTTCCAGACCCTGGAAAAAGGGATCAACACGATGGTGGACTCCTTAAAAGCCGCGACAAAATCCCTCAAGGACGATGAGATCTTCCAGAACGACCTCATGACCCAGATACCGGTTGCGGTCTTTATAAAACGGACCGATACCGGCAGGTATTTTTTCTGGAACCGGGCAAGCGAGGAGATCTTTGAACGGCCGGCGGACGAGGTGATCGGGAAGACCGACGAGGAACTCTTCCCGGGCCCCATGGCGGACCGGATAAAAAAAGAAGACCGGGAAGCGCTTGGCACCCGGGTGGAACTCAGGTACTCAAAAGTAACGACAAAGACGAAAGGAGAACGCATCATCCACATGATCATCGTCCCGATCCCCGATTCCACAAAATCGGTGCGGTACCTCCTCGGTATTGCCGAGGACGTGACCGACGAGGCAACCAAGCTCAAGCGGGATCTCCTCTTCAGCATCACGCGGAGCGATATCCTCGAACAGCTTGCCGTGATTATGACCCACCTCGAACGGGCCCAGCTCAAGGCAACGCAGGACGAGATGGAGATCTTTTTTGCAAAGACCCTCGGGTCCGTGGAGGCCATCAAGAACCAGATCGCGTACGAACGGGGGAACCAGGATCCCCGGACCATGGTATCGCCGGTCTGGCAGCCGGTTGACCGGGCATTCGACAAGGCAGTCCGGATGCTGCCCGGGCAGACCACCGTTGATATCTCCTGCGGGACCGGCCCGGTGGAGATCCTTGCCGATCACCTCCTCCCCCGGATCTTCTTGAGTCTCCTTTCCCTCTCGTTCCGTCTCGGCGGGCCCGAATTTTCAAAGATACGCCTCGGTGCCCACCTCCAGGGAGATTCCCTTGCCCTTGTCTACGAAGACAACTGCATGGGCATCCCCGTTGAGGAAAAAGAACGGATATTCGAGTTTGGGTACAGCAGGGAAAATACCGCAAGCCTCTTTTTAGCCCGCGAGCTGCTCAGCTTTACCGGGATTACGATTACCGAGACCGGCGAACCGGGAAAAGGCCTGAGGTTCGTAATCCTTGTTCCAAAAGAGCATTTCCGGGGATTATAA
- the metG gene encoding methionine--tRNA ligase: MTKPPLLVTCGLPYTNGPCHLGHLRTYVPADCYVRYMRRTGEEVVFVSGSDNHGTPIVVSAEEQGISPRALSERYHKHFDETFKRIGVNFDYFGMTDDPANHHRTQEIMNRLVKNGYVYKQVVHQAYCPKCKRFLPDRYVEGTCPYCGKQARGDECDQGCGKHLEPGEIKDPVCKVCGTKAEFRDQEHYFFRLSAFKDYLLPYLDQLKGTSNAKNYAIGWIKDELHDWCITRTLEWGVKFPGRDDLVVYVWVDAPIGYIAFTEEWAEKTGNDWKKYWCGENRVTHFIGGDIIYHHCIFWPGILHGAGYGEPYAVVASGMVKVDDHKFSKSRGYVVWTNDDYLDKGLPADYLRYYLLAYTSHTKELNFSWKVFGERINNEVVNILGNFMYRTLFFAHKEFGGVPGGTVDPAILAEIEKCQKSVDDQMQAYEFKGAVDTVMALAAFGNTYIQTNAPWKLIKTDRAAAAQVIKNSCQVAKALALLIEPVMPQKAQECWAQLGYTDKVSAHRIDEGTEILPERQIPVPAPLFAKLEEEQIAELDALLQQRVREANKKMEKTPMISIEDFSNVEMKTGKVLAAENIPKSSKLLKLQVDVGGETRQIVSGIAQFYKPEELVGKDVVVLTNLAPAKIFGVESNGMILAAGDAASLLTPLKPVEPGTKIR, translated from the coding sequence ATGACAAAACCACCGCTGCTGGTTACCTGCGGGCTCCCGTACACCAACGGGCCCTGCCATCTCGGGCATCTGCGAACGTACGTCCCCGCCGACTGTTACGTCCGCTATATGCGGCGGACGGGTGAAGAGGTCGTGTTTGTCTCGGGCTCGGACAACCACGGGACGCCGATCGTGGTCTCGGCTGAAGAGCAGGGGATCTCCCCGCGGGCGCTTTCCGAGCGGTACCACAAACACTTCGATGAAACCTTCAAACGGATCGGGGTCAACTTTGATTATTTCGGCATGACCGACGACCCGGCAAACCACCACCGTACCCAGGAGATCATGAACCGGCTGGTAAAAAACGGCTACGTGTACAAGCAGGTCGTCCACCAGGCGTACTGCCCGAAGTGCAAGAGGTTCCTCCCGGACCGGTATGTGGAAGGCACCTGTCCCTACTGCGGCAAGCAGGCCCGGGGGGACGAGTGCGACCAGGGCTGCGGCAAGCACCTTGAGCCCGGCGAGATCAAGGACCCGGTCTGCAAGGTCTGCGGGACAAAGGCGGAGTTCCGCGATCAGGAGCATTATTTCTTCAGACTGTCCGCGTTCAAGGACTACCTGCTCCCCTATCTCGACCAGCTCAAAGGCACGAGCAATGCAAAGAACTATGCCATCGGCTGGATCAAGGACGAGCTCCACGACTGGTGCATCACCCGGACCCTCGAATGGGGTGTGAAGTTCCCCGGCCGCGACGATCTCGTGGTCTATGTCTGGGTCGATGCCCCGATCGGGTACATCGCGTTCACGGAAGAATGGGCAGAAAAGACCGGGAACGACTGGAAGAAGTATTGGTGCGGGGAAAACCGGGTCACGCATTTTATCGGCGGCGACATCATCTATCACCACTGCATCTTCTGGCCGGGGATCCTCCACGGTGCCGGGTATGGTGAGCCGTATGCAGTCGTCGCAAGCGGGATGGTAAAAGTCGACGACCACAAGTTCTCGAAGTCCCGGGGTTACGTGGTCTGGACCAACGACGATTATCTTGACAAAGGCCTTCCCGCGGATTACCTGCGGTACTACTTGCTCGCCTATACGAGTCACACCAAGGAACTCAACTTCTCGTGGAAGGTCTTTGGCGAGCGGATCAACAACGAGGTCGTCAACATCCTCGGGAACTTCATGTACCGGACGCTCTTCTTTGCGCACAAGGAGTTTGGCGGTGTCCCGGGCGGGACCGTTGATCCGGCGATCCTTGCCGAGATCGAGAAGTGCCAGAAAAGTGTTGACGACCAGATGCAGGCCTACGAGTTCAAGGGAGCGGTCGACACGGTGATGGCGCTTGCTGCGTTCGGGAACACCTACATACAGACAAATGCACCGTGGAAACTGATCAAGACCGACCGGGCTGCAGCGGCACAGGTGATCAAAAACAGCTGCCAGGTTGCAAAGGCACTTGCGCTCTTGATCGAGCCGGTAATGCCGCAGAAAGCACAGGAGTGCTGGGCGCAGCTCGGGTATACCGACAAGGTTTCAGCCCACCGTATCGATGAAGGAACGGAGATCCTGCCCGAAAGGCAGATCCCCGTCCCGGCCCCGCTCTTTGCAAAGCTGGAAGAGGAGCAGATCGCAGAGCTGGATGCACTACTCCAGCAGCGAGTCCGCGAAGCCAATAAGAAGATGGAGAAGACACCGATGATATCAATCGAGGATTTCAGTAACGTCGAGATGAAGACCGGAAAAGTGCTCGCAGCCGAGAATATCCCCAAATCGAGCAAGCTCTTAAAACTCCAGGTGGATGTCGGGGGAGAGACCCGGCAGATCGTGAGCGGGATTGCACAGTTCTACAAACCTGAAGAGCTGGTGGGAAAGGATGTCGTGGTGCTGACAAACCTTGCCCCGGCAAAGATCTTTGGCGTGGAAAGCAACGGCATGATCCTTGCGGCCGGGGATGCAGCCTCGCTGCTCACGCCGTTAAAACCGGTCGAACCGGGCACAAAGATCCGGTAA
- a CDS encoding PKD domain-containing protein → MKDRSVFLGGLILCLLVFLAGPVSADKPVASFITNSTSGGTPFSVQFMDSSLNSPTGWTWLFGDGGTAYVQNPVHTYTTSGSYTVTLIAKNTAGSDTLTKTGYITALKQASVPTVSFATNVTGGTAPLSIQFIDTSTNSPTSWVWSFGDGSTTTGPDPVHTYTADGTYTVTLTATNSAGSNTISKTAYITVNRATDPPTAIFKATKTSGGSPLDVQFMDASTNSPSAWTWSFGDGGTSTLPNPTHTYTVPGSYTVTLTATNSQGSNTVSQSGYITVTASVPIASFTSNVTSGIKPLTVQFTDTSNNTPTGWYWTFGDGGTSTLQNPIYTYTTLGTYAVSLGASNSAGSNTTTQSGYITVSNAVPVPAASFTADVRSGTAPLTVRFTDTSTNAPSGWQWAFGDGILNTEENPSHTYTSAGTYSVSLTAVNSGGRNVSVMPGYITVSAPAATATPTQIPTTLAETSEMTTSVQYTTTPVVTATAAAAAGTGPSWILPLIGGVILVVVILAVLLHVRGGRGGGRGRYRGGDL, encoded by the coding sequence ATGAAGGACCGATCAGTTTTTCTGGGAGGCCTGATCCTCTGCCTGCTGGTCTTCCTGGCCGGGCCGGTCTCTGCCGATAAACCTGTTGCATCGTTCATTACCAACAGCACGTCGGGAGGGACGCCGTTTTCCGTCCAGTTCATGGACTCCTCGCTGAATTCTCCCACCGGGTGGACCTGGCTGTTTGGGGATGGCGGGACCGCTTATGTCCAGAACCCGGTTCATACGTATACCACCTCGGGTTCGTATACCGTAACCCTTATTGCGAAAAATACCGCCGGGTCGGACACGCTCACGAAAACCGGGTATATTACTGCGTTAAAACAGGCATCGGTCCCCACGGTCTCCTTTGCCACCAATGTAACCGGGGGAACAGCCCCGCTTTCGATCCAGTTCATCGATACTTCGACCAACTCACCTACCTCATGGGTGTGGTCGTTCGGGGACGGCAGTACCACAACCGGGCCGGATCCTGTTCACACCTATACCGCGGATGGGACATACACGGTCACCCTTACCGCCACCAACTCGGCCGGCAGCAACACGATATCGAAGACTGCCTATATCACCGTAAACAGGGCAACCGATCCTCCGACAGCGATCTTTAAGGCCACTAAAACCTCAGGAGGTTCGCCTCTCGATGTCCAGTTCATGGACGCTTCAACCAACTCACCGTCAGCGTGGACCTGGTCGTTTGGTGACGGAGGTACATCCACGCTTCCTAACCCGACCCATACCTACACGGTACCGGGGAGCTACACAGTCACCCTTACCGCTACGAATTCACAGGGAAGCAATACGGTCTCTCAGTCGGGCTACATCACCGTAACTGCCTCGGTTCCGATTGCTTCCTTTACCTCGAATGTAACCTCAGGGATAAAACCACTCACGGTCCAGTTCACCGATACCTCCAATAATACCCCAACCGGGTGGTACTGGACATTCGGTGACGGCGGCACCTCGACGCTCCAGAACCCGATATACACCTATACGACTCTCGGGACCTATGCAGTATCGCTCGGTGCCTCCAATTCTGCCGGCAGTAATACCACGACACAAAGCGGGTATATCACGGTCAGCAATGCGGTACCGGTACCGGCGGCCTCCTTTACCGCGGATGTCCGATCAGGAACCGCCCCGCTCACGGTCCGGTTCACCGACACCTCGACCAATGCACCCAGCGGCTGGCAGTGGGCATTCGGCGACGGAATCTTAAACACGGAAGAAAACCCCTCCCACACCTATACCTCGGCAGGCACCTACTCAGTATCCCTGACTGCCGTCAATTCGGGCGGGAGAAACGTGTCCGTGATGCCGGGCTATATCACGGTCTCAGCACCGGCAGCCACGGCAACCCCGACGCAAATCCCGACAACCCTGGCTGAAACCTCCGAAATGACAACATCGGTACAGTACACGACAACCCCGGTCGTGACAGCAACCGCAGCGGCAGCGGCAGGGACCGGGCCGTCGTGGATTTTACCCTTGATCGGCGGCGTTATCCTCGTCGTGGTCATCCTTGCGGTCCTTCTCCATGTCCGCGGCGGACGCGGTGGCGGCAGAGGACGGTACCGCGGCGGGGACCTCTGA
- a CDS encoding RNB domain-containing ribonuclease, protein MKPPHSPSRRDPRQNSSPRHIHDVNLKTIAWHAMEKYGFVPRFPPAVMDQVGPIQEQKFYEVPAGTEDLRSLLWSSIDNHDSRDLDQLEYCERCADGGILVKVAIADVDSLVRRQTPADEYAGHNGTTIYTGVLTFPMLPEKLSYGITSLLPDRDRLSVVIEFIVRPDGSFVPQRIFPSLVCNRAKLVYEVIGAWFDGTAPVPEGVRSLEGLEAQLQLQNEAAGLLRTYRRAQGALELDTLEAEVVMENDEVRGLVTHKHNPARGLIEEFMVAANGTMVAQLGKAGLPMIQRVVKTPRDWAGMVLVAATVGETLPEVPDARALAQFLTKQKAADPLHFPDLSLTVVKLMGPGEYVLLEPGETPTGHFALAVVDYTHATAPNRRYVDIINQRMIKAVFHNQPCPYSPAELRDRALWLSDREKASKKVKRFMRKSVAAVLLADSIGKNFDALVTGAADKGTYVRLLDPPAEGRVTRGERGLFVGQKVRVRLLATDPYNGYIDFECIGREKMG, encoded by the coding sequence ATGAAGCCACCTCACTCCCCGTCCCGCCGGGATCCTCGCCAGAACTCTTCTCCCCGCCATATCCACGATGTCAATTTAAAAACCATTGCCTGGCACGCAATGGAAAAATACGGCTTTGTGCCCCGGTTTCCCCCCGCAGTGATGGACCAGGTGGGCCCGATACAGGAGCAGAAGTTTTACGAGGTCCCTGCCGGCACAGAGGATCTGCGCAGCCTCCTGTGGTCTTCCATCGACAACCACGATTCCCGCGACCTCGACCAGCTGGAGTACTGCGAGCGCTGTGCCGATGGGGGCATTCTCGTCAAGGTCGCCATCGCTGACGTCGATTCCCTGGTCCGCCGCCAGACCCCGGCAGACGAGTACGCCGGCCACAACGGGACAACGATCTATACCGGTGTCCTCACCTTCCCGATGCTGCCGGAGAAACTCTCTTACGGCATCACCTCGCTCCTGCCGGACCGGGACCGGCTTTCTGTTGTCATCGAGTTTATCGTGCGGCCTGACGGGAGTTTTGTCCCACAGCGGATCTTTCCCTCCCTTGTCTGCAACCGGGCAAAACTGGTGTACGAAGTGATCGGGGCATGGTTCGACGGGACTGCCCCGGTGCCGGAGGGTGTCCGGTCCCTTGAAGGACTGGAAGCGCAGCTCCAGCTCCAGAACGAGGCGGCAGGATTGCTGCGGACGTACCGGAGGGCGCAGGGGGCGCTCGAACTGGACACCCTTGAGGCTGAAGTGGTCATGGAAAACGATGAAGTTCGCGGCCTTGTCACCCACAAGCATAACCCGGCACGGGGCCTCATTGAGGAGTTCATGGTCGCCGCGAACGGGACCATGGTGGCCCAGCTGGGTAAAGCCGGTCTTCCCATGATACAACGGGTGGTAAAGACCCCGCGGGACTGGGCAGGGATGGTGCTTGTCGCAGCAACGGTTGGGGAGACACTCCCCGAGGTTCCGGATGCCCGGGCGCTGGCGCAGTTCCTCACCAAACAGAAGGCCGCAGACCCCCTTCATTTCCCCGACCTGTCGCTCACGGTCGTCAAGCTCATGGGGCCGGGCGAATACGTCCTGCTCGAACCCGGGGAGACTCCCACGGGGCATTTTGCCCTTGCTGTCGTCGATTACACGCACGCAACGGCACCGAACCGCCGGTACGTGGATATCATCAACCAGCGGATGATAAAAGCGGTCTTCCATAACCAGCCCTGCCCGTACAGCCCCGCCGAGCTGCGTGACCGGGCACTCTGGCTGTCCGATCGGGAGAAGGCATCCAAAAAGGTAAAACGGTTCATGAGAAAGTCGGTCGCCGCTGTGCTCCTTGCAGATAGTATCGGGAAGAACTTCGACGCGCTCGTGACCGGTGCTGCAGATAAGGGGACCTATGTCCGGCTTCTCGATCCCCCTGCAGAGGGACGCGTGACCCGGGGCGAGAGGGGTCTTTTTGTCGGCCAGAAGGTCCGGGTCCGGCTCCTTGCAACCGATCCGTACAACGGCTATATCGACTTCGAGTGCATTGGCAGGGAAAAGATGGGATAA
- a CDS encoding metal-dependent hydrolase codes for MQLTWLGHSCVLLTGSKKVLVDPFIRDGSVKGTDPDIVAITHGHADHLGEAVALKKKTVAVSEVAYYLKAKGVQAESMNIGGTLELDSVSFTMTPAVHSSRIEDDSGSYDGGAAAGFVITMDGVSVYHAGDTALFSDMKLIGELYHPAIALLPIGGRYTMGPAEAMMAAQFVGAKTVVPIHYNTWDRIAADHVPFKKALERTADISVRILKPGESMECSPVQ; via the coding sequence ATGCAGCTTACCTGGCTCGGGCATTCATGTGTCCTGCTTACCGGTTCAAAAAAAGTGCTGGTAGACCCGTTTATCCGCGACGGCAGTGTGAAGGGAACTGACCCGGATATCGTGGCCATTACCCACGGGCATGCGGACCATCTCGGCGAAGCGGTCGCGTTGAAGAAGAAGACGGTGGCTGTCAGTGAGGTTGCATACTATCTCAAGGCAAAGGGAGTGCAGGCCGAGAGTATGAACATCGGCGGAACGCTTGAACTTGACAGTGTATCCTTTACCATGACACCGGCCGTCCACTCGTCACGGATCGAGGACGATTCCGGTTCGTATGACGGGGGTGCTGCCGCGGGTTTTGTCATCACCATGGATGGCGTCAGCGTTTACCACGCCGGGGACACTGCGCTCTTCTCAGATATGAAACTGATCGGGGAACTGTATCACCCCGCTATCGCGCTCCTTCCCATTGGCGGGAGATACACCATGGGGCCGGCAGAGGCGATGATGGCAGCGCAGTTTGTCGGGGCAAAAACGGTTGTCCCGATCCATTACAATACCTGGGACCGGATAGCTGCCGATCATGTCCCGTTCAAAAAAGCCCTCGAACGGACCGCCGATATCTCGGTCAGGATCCTGAAACCCGGCGAAAGCATGGAATGTTCGCCGGTACAGTAA
- a CDS encoding response regulator receiver protein, with protein sequence MTEEKRKSQLLELFSTMSGKTKIVEPMKNIHGTLRDSDAIEREVALVMREIIEQGIFKTSLKPIQLAKLVTSFYAGKNDTEIARELGDEKLSKTVARARVRLKLFRELDFKMPFDKAKMEELVESGKTMKEVSDELGVSPSTLREYRHVIEEQEDPTIDPYIARIRDVMEDRDLSEQMTRSATADNLGESIDITEAELIDVT encoded by the coding sequence ATGACGGAAGAGAAACGGAAATCACAGCTGCTGGAACTCTTCAGCACCATGTCCGGCAAGACAAAGATTGTCGAGCCGATGAAAAACATTCATGGCACCCTCAGGGATAGCGATGCAATCGAACGCGAGGTCGCGCTGGTGATGCGTGAGATCATCGAACAGGGGATCTTCAAGACTTCGCTCAAGCCGATCCAGCTCGCAAAGCTCGTTACCTCATTCTACGCCGGCAAGAACGACACCGAGATCGCACGCGAACTCGGTGACGAGAAACTGAGCAAGACGGTCGCCCGTGCACGGGTACGGCTCAAGCTCTTCCGTGAGCTCGACTTCAAGATGCCTTTTGACAAGGCAAAGATGGAGGAACTTGTCGAGTCCGGAAAAACAATGAAGGAAGTTTCCGATGAACTCGGGGTCAGTCCGTCAACCCTCCGTGAATACCGGCATGTGATCGAGGAACAGGAAGACCCGACCATCGACCCCTATATTGCCCGTATCCGCGACGTGATGGAGGATCGCGACCTCTCCGAGCAGATGACCCGGAGCGCGACCGCGGACAACCTGGGCGAGTCCATCGATATTACCGAAGCAGAGCTTATCGACGTCACCTGA
- the glyS gene encoding glycine--tRNA ligase, translated as MSDVFENVMDLAKRRGFIWPTSECYGAVAGFIDYGPLGAMMKRRIENIWRHFYVVQEGYYEIECPTIAQEAVFIASGHVKGFSDKMCQCPHCNEYLRADHVADGGGVANAATMDNATLSAAIASCKCPACGEILGNVEVYNFNLMFQTTIGPGSQRVGYLRPETAQGMFVDFTRLLRFYRDKLPFGAVQIGKSYRNEISPRQGMIRLREFTQAEAEIFVHPNEKNHHPSFKRYAEYRMPLLTYVHQQKCESAVEMSMREAVDKGIIANEYVAYYVALTHELLVTVGIKPDRLRFRQHLPDERAHYATDCWDAEVHSERFGWVETVGIADRTNYDLNAHGKQSGTSMTVFIQYDQPKKVERRRIIPNMGVLGKQYRQKAKAIFTALETANPTPEGADVTVDGETIHIPADLFEVRDEVVDVRGEEIMPHVIEPSYGIDRMCYAVLEQAYDEDTADGEKRTVLRFSPQVAPVQVAVFPLMARDDLDTIAEEITTSLQKRGILAEYDDSGAIGRRYRRQDEIGTPFAITVDYDSKEQHTVTLRDRDSMKQVRIAIDTIPETLGALVRGEKKFAELG; from the coding sequence ATGAGCGATGTTTTTGAGAATGTCATGGACCTTGCCAAGCGACGGGGTTTCATCTGGCCGACGTCCGAATGCTACGGAGCGGTGGCCGGTTTTATCGATTACGGCCCGCTCGGCGCCATGATGAAGCGGCGGATCGAGAATATCTGGCGGCATTTCTATGTGGTCCAGGAAGGGTACTACGAGATCGAGTGCCCGACGATTGCACAGGAGGCAGTTTTTATCGCCTCCGGGCATGTGAAGGGCTTCTCAGACAAGATGTGCCAGTGCCCGCACTGCAATGAATACCTGCGGGCCGACCATGTGGCCGACGGCGGCGGTGTCGCAAATGCCGCAACCATGGACAATGCAACCCTCTCTGCCGCGATAGCCTCGTGCAAGTGCCCGGCCTGCGGAGAGATACTCGGGAACGTCGAGGTGTACAACTTCAACCTCATGTTCCAGACAACGATCGGCCCCGGTTCCCAGCGGGTCGGGTACCTCCGCCCCGAGACGGCGCAGGGGATGTTCGTGGACTTTACCCGGCTCCTGCGGTTCTACCGCGACAAGCTGCCCTTTGGCGCCGTTCAGATCGGGAAGTCCTACCGGAACGAGATCTCGCCCAGGCAGGGCATGATCCGGCTCAGAGAGTTCACCCAGGCCGAGGCCGAGATATTCGTCCACCCGAATGAGAAGAACCACCACCCGTCATTCAAACGGTATGCAGAGTACCGGATGCCCCTTCTCACCTATGTCCACCAGCAGAAGTGCGAGTCGGCGGTTGAGATGTCGATGCGGGAAGCGGTGGACAAGGGCATCATCGCAAACGAGTACGTTGCCTACTACGTGGCCCTTACCCACGAACTGCTGGTCACGGTCGGTATCAAGCCGGACCGGCTCCGGTTCCGCCAGCATCTCCCCGACGAGCGGGCGCACTATGCAACCGACTGCTGGGACGCGGAGGTCCACTCCGAGCGTTTCGGCTGGGTCGAGACAGTAGGGATTGCCGACCGGACCAACTACGACCTCAATGCGCACGGGAAGCAGAGCGGCACGTCGATGACGGTCTTCATCCAGTACGATCAGCCCAAAAAAGTCGAACGCCGGCGGATCATCCCGAACATGGGGGTGCTTGGCAAGCAGTACCGGCAGAAGGCAAAAGCGATCTTTACCGCCCTTGAAACTGCAAACCCGACTCCCGAAGGCGCCGATGTAACCGTTGACGGCGAGACGATCCACATCCCCGCAGATCTCTTCGAGGTCAGGGACGAGGTTGTGGATGTCCGTGGCGAGGAGATCATGCCCCATGTGATCGAGCCCTCGTACGGTATCGACCGGATGTGCTATGCCGTGCTCGAACAGGCGTACGACGAGGACACCGCGGATGGCGAGAAGCGCACGGTGCTCCGGTTCTCCCCGCAGGTTGCCCCGGTCCAGGTCGCGGTCTTCCCGCTCATGGCCAGGGACGACCTCGACACCATCGCAGAGGAGATCACGACCTCGCTCCAGAAGCGCGGCATCCTTGCCGAATACGACGATTCCGGTGCCATCGGCCGCCGGTACCGCAGGCAGGACGAGATCGGGACGCCTTTTGCGATCACGGTCGATTACGATTCAAAGGAGCAGCACACTGTTACCCTCAGGGACCGGGACAGCATGAAGCAGGTCCGGATCGCTATCGATACGATCCCGGAGACGCTCGGTGCGCTTGTACGGGGCGAGAAGAAGTTCGCGGAACTGGGATAA